From a region of the Ficedula albicollis isolate OC2 chromosome 1A, FicAlb1.5, whole genome shotgun sequence genome:
- the LOC101811124 gene encoding histone H2A type 2-C, whose translation MSGRGKQGGKARAKAKSRSSRAGLQFPVGRVHRLLRKGNYAERVGAGAPVYLAAVLEYLTAEILELAGNAARDNKKTRIIPRHLQLAIRNDEELNKLLGKVTIAQGGVLPNIQAVLLPKKTESHKAKSK comes from the coding sequence ATGTCCGGGCGCGGGAAGCAGGGCGGGAAGGCGCGCGCCAAGGCCAAGTCGCGCTCGTCGCGGGCCGGGCTGCAGTTCCCCGTGGGCCGCGTGCACCGGCTGCTGCGCAAGGGCAACTACGCGGAGCGCGTGGGCGCCGGCGCCCCGGTGTACCTGGCGGCCGTGCTGGAGTACCTGACGGCCGAGATCCTGGAGCTGGCGGGCAACGCGGCCCGCGACAACAAGAAGACGCGCATCATCCCCCGCCACCTGCAGCTCGCCATCCGCAACGACGAGGAGCTCAACAAGCTGCTGGGCAAGGTGACGATCGCGCAGGGCGGCGTGCTGCCCAACATCCAGGCCGTGCTGCTGCCCAAGAAGACCGAGAGCCACAAAGCCAAGAGCAAGTAA
- the LOC101811311 gene encoding histone H3, with product MARTKQTARKSTGGKAPRKQLATKAARKSAPATGGVKKPHRYRPGTVALREIRRYQKSTELLIRKLPFQRLVREIAQDFKTDLRFQSSAVMALQEASEAYLVGLFEDTNLCAIHAKRVTIMPKDIQLARRIRGERA from the coding sequence ATGGCGCGCACGAAGCAGACGGCGCGTAAGTCGACGGGCGGGAAGGCGCCCCGCAAGCAGCTGGCCACCAAGGCCGCCCGCAAGAGCGCGCCGGCCACGGGCGGCGTCAAGAAGCCGCACCGCTACCGGCCCGGCACGGTGGCGCTGCGCGAGATCCGGCGCTACCAGAAGTCCACGGAGCTGCTGATCCGCAAGCTGCCCTTCCAGCGGCTGGTGCGCGAGATCGCGCAGGACTTCAAGACCGACCTGCGCTTCCAGAGCTCGGCCGTCATGGCGCTGCAGGAGGCCAGCGAGGCCTACCTGGTGGGGCTCTTCGAGGACACCAACCTGTGCGCCATCCACGCCAAGCGCGTCACCATCATGCCCAAGGACATCCAGCTGGCCCGCCGCATCCGCGGAGAGCGCGCATAA
- the LOC101810346 gene encoding histone H3 gives MARTKQTARKSTGGKAPRKQLATKAARKSAPATGGVKKPHRYRPGTVALREIRRYQKSTELLIRKLPFQRLVREIAQDFKTDLRFQSSAVMALQEASEAYLVGLFEDTNLCAIHAKRVTIMPKDIQLARRIRGERA, from the coding sequence ATGGCGCGCACGAAGCAGACGGCGCGTAAGTCGACGGGCGGGAAGGCGCCCCGCAAGCAGCTGGCCACCAAGGCCGCCCGCAAGAGCGCGCCGGCCACGGGCGGCGTCAAGAAGCCGCACCGCTACCGGCCCGGCACGGTGGCGCTGCGCGAGATCCGGCGCTACCAGAAGTCCACGGAGCTGCTGATCCGCAAGCTGCCCTTCCAGCGGCTGGTGCGCGAGATCGCGCAGGACTTCAAGACCGACCTGCGCTTCCAGAGCTCGGCCGTCATGGCGCTGCAGGAGGCCAGCGAGGCCTACCTGGTGGGGCTCTTCGAGGACACCAACCTGTGCGCCATCCACGCCAAGCGCGTCACCATCATGCCCAAGGACATCCAGCTGGCCCGCCGCATCCGCGGAGAGCGCGCCTGA
- the LOC101810720 gene encoding histone H2B 1/2/3/4/6 produces the protein MPEPAKSAPAPKKGSKKAVTKTQKKGDKKRKKSRKESYSIYVYKVLKQVHPDTGISSKAMGIMNSFVNDIFERIAGEASRLAHYNKRSTITSREIQTAVRLLLPGELAKHAVSEGTKAVTKYTSSK, from the coding sequence ATGCCCGAGCCGGCCAAGTCCGCCCCCGCGCCCAAGAAGGGCTCCAAGAAGGCGGTGACCAAGACGCAGAAGAAAGGCGACAAGAAGCGCAAGAAGAGCCGCAAGGAGAGCTACTCCATCTACGTGTACAAGGTGCTGAAGCAGGTGCACCCCGACACGGGCATCTCGTCCAAGGCCATGGGCATCATGAACTCCTTCGTCAACGACATCTTCGAGCGCATCGCCGGCGAGGCGTCGCGCCTGGCGCACTACAACAAGCGCTCCACCATCACGTCGCGGGAGATCCAGACGGCCGtgcggctgctgctgcccggcGAGCTGGCCAAGCACGCCGTGTCCGAGGGCACCAAGGCTGTCACCAAGTACACCAGCTCCAAGTGA
- the LOC107604579 gene encoding histone H4: MSGRGKGGKGLGKGGAKRHRKVLRDNIQGITKPAIRRLARRGGVKRISGLIYEETRGVLKVFLENVIRDAVTYTEHAKRKTVTAMDVVYALKRQGRTLYGFGG, encoded by the exons ATGTCTGGTCGGGGCAAG GGCGGCAAGGGGCTCGGCAAGGGCGGCGCCAAGCGCCACCGCAAGGTGCTGCGCGACAACATCCAGGGCATCACCAAGCCGGCCATCCGCCGCCTGGCTCGGCGCGGCGGCGTCAAGCGCATCTCGGGGCTCATCTACGAGGAGACGCGCGGCGTGCTCAAGGTGTTCCTGGAGAACGTGATCCGCGACGCCGTCACCTACACGGAGCACGCCAAGAGGAAGACGGTCACGGCCATGGACGTGGTCTACGCCCTCAAGCGCCAGGGTCGCACTCTGTACGGCTTCGGCGGCTAA
- the LOC101810921 gene encoding histone H4: protein MSGRGKGGKGLGKGGAKRHRKVLRDNIQGITKPAIRRLARRGGVKRISGLIYEETRGVLKVFLENVIRDAVTYTEHAKRKTVTAMDVVYALKRQGRTLYGFGG from the coding sequence ATGTCTGGTCGGGGCAAGGGCGGCAAGGGGCTCGGCAAGGGCGGCGCCAAGCGCCACCGCAAGGTGCTGCGCGACAACATCCAGGGCATCACCAAGCCGGCCATCCGCCGCCTGGCTCGGCGCGGCGGCGTCAAGCGCATCTCGGGGCTCATCTACGAGGAGACGCGCGGCGTGCTCAAGGTGTTCCTGGAGAACGTGATCCGCGACGCCGTCACCTACACGGAGCACGCCAAGAGGAAGACGGTCACGGCCATGGACGTGGTCTACGCCCTCAAGCGCCAGGGTCGCACTCTGTACGGCTTCGGCGGCTAA